In Chitinophaga oryzae, the sequence ATCAGTACTGCTACGGACCGGTATGTGGCGGGTTTGAAACTTAATTACGAAGTACTGCCGTGGTTCAACCTCAGCTACCAGATCGGGGTGAACCAGAATTCCTTCCTTCGCAGAGAAGTGGTGGAAATAGGCTCCAGGGGTGCGGAAGGCGCCGGCCAGATCGTGCAGCAGAACTACCGTTTTACTGAAATAGAATCTAACCTCATCGGTACGTTTACGCCTAAACTGAAAAACGAAGATTTCGGACTGAAACTGCTGGCAGGACATAACGTCAACCAGCGTACGACCAAATCACAAATCAATACAGGCAAGGCGATCATCGTTCCCGGTATATACACCATGCTGAATACCAAAACGGTGATCCCGACAGAGGATATTTTTGTACAGCGCAGGCTGTGGGGTGTTTTCGCAGAGGTGGACTTCGACTACAAAAAATGGTTGTTCCTGATACTCACAGGCAGGAACGACTGGTCTTCCACACTGCCCTCCAATAACCGAAGCTACTTTTATCCCAGCGTGGCCGCTTCTTTCATCTTCACCGATGCGCTGAAGATGAACAGCAAAGTGCTGACCTTTGGTAAACTGCGTGCCAGCTGGGCCAAGGTGGGCAGGGATGCTGACCCCTATCAGCTGGCCAACATCTTCAGGATTAATCCTACTTTCCTCGGACAACCCGGCGTTATGCAGGACCCGGCAGCAGGTAATCCCAATCTGAAGCCCGAGTTTACACAGGACTTTGAAGTAGGTACCAACCTTGAGTTCTTTGATCGGAGAATAACGCTGGATTTCGCCTGGTACAGCAGGTTGTCCACCAACCAGATTGCACCGCTGACCCTGCCGCCCTCTTCCGGTTTCGGACAGGTGATAGATAACTACGGTAAGCTGACCAACAAGGGGATTGAAATCGATCTGAACGTGATGCCTGTTCGCAATGAAAACCTGACCTGGAACATACACGGTATTTTTACGAGGAACAGAAGCATTGTGAAGGAGCTGAAACCCGGCGTTATAAGGCTGCCGCTGGCAGGTGTGCTGGATGAGATGTCTCCCTATCTCGAAGCCGGTAAACCTTATGGTTACCTGCGCGGCACCGCCAACGTAAGGGACGCTGATGGCAGCCTCCTGATAGATCCCACTAACGGGTACCTGATCCGCGATCCCAACCAGCGGATGGTGGGTGATCCCAATCCCGACTTCAAGGCGGGTTTAGGTACCACCCTGAACTATAAAGGGTTTTTCCTGAACGCGCTGTTTGACCTGACAAGAGGGGGCGACATCTACGCGGTAACTGTCAGCTCCCTGCTGGGACGCGGCGTTACCAAAGACACCCGTGCAGAAGCGCGTGAAAATGTATATGTTATCCCCGGTTATTATGGTGATGTGAACTCCGGAGCGCCTTTGCTGGATGATAAAGGCAACAGGATTCCTAACCAGACTGCCATTAGTCTTTTCGAAATGTTCTTCGGTGAAACTTTTGCCATCAACTCTGCGACAGAATGGAACGTGTATGACGCTACCGTCTATACCTTCCGTGAGCTGACCCTGGGATACGACTTCCCTAAGAAATGGTTCAGTAAAACGCCGATCGGGGCGCTCACGCTTACACTGACAGGCAGGAACCTCTGGTACTATGCGCCGAACGTTCCCAAGTATACCCGGTTTAATCCTGAAGTAGGCAGCTTTGGTTCTACCAATGTGCAGGGTATAGAATTGTCCGGTGCTCCTACTACCAGACGTTATGGCGTGAAC encodes:
- a CDS encoding SusC/RagA family TonB-linked outer membrane protein produces the protein MKKELLLWLFVCSSVLSAVAQTRTISGKVTDAKDGSALPGVTVVIKGTTKGVFTSGDGTYKLNNVTSGTTLVFSFVGYLTKEVSVGPGNEVDVALDADKKQLGEVVVTAVGLKRNEASLGYSVSTVKPDQLVQKSEPDMLKGLQGKVAGVDIRTSQGTPGAATRINIRGNTSFYGSNQPLIVVDGIPYNNDQVTTSSQTSGGGAYSSGLSSLDPNDIASMTVLKGAAAAALYGSRASNGAIIITTKSGSANMGKRKTEVTYSTSLSMENVANLPKYQNEFGAGSRFVYSNANGSWGPKFGTLDSIPAWPDYLAAFPELFPASGKVAYRPVPNNVKDLFRTGFITENSIGVNGGNEKSALSATASYLSQDGYVPHSFFNRGNLSIGGVTRLTNGLTVNGNFSYSTSNQGGSIFGENQVSGATSSFARNLFLARNWNITGLPFEDVEGNPVSTNKQQYDNPLWAFKHNTISTATDRYVAGLKLNYEVLPWFNLSYQIGVNQNSFLRREVVEIGSRGAEGAGQIVQQNYRFTEIESNLIGTFTPKLKNEDFGLKLLAGHNVNQRTTKSQINTGKAIIVPGIYTMLNTKTVIPTEDIFVQRRLWGVFAEVDFDYKKWLFLILTGRNDWSSTLPSNNRSYFYPSVAASFIFTDALKMNSKVLTFGKLRASWAKVGRDADPYQLANIFRINPTFLGQPGVMQDPAAGNPNLKPEFTQDFEVGTNLEFFDRRITLDFAWYSRLSTNQIAPLTLPPSSGFGQVIDNYGKLTNKGIEIDLNVMPVRNENLTWNIHGIFTRNRSIVKELKPGVIRLPLAGVLDEMSPYLEAGKPYGYLRGTANVRDADGSLLIDPTNGYLIRDPNQRMVGDPNPDFKAGLGTTLNYKGFFLNALFDLTRGGDIYAVTVSSLLGRGVTKDTRAEARENVYVIPGYYGDVNSGAPLLDDKGNRIPNQTAISLFEMFFGETFAINSATEWNVYDATVYTFRELTLGYDFPKKWFSKTPIGALTLTLTGRNLWYYAPNVPKYTRFNPEVGSFGSTNVQGIELSGAPTTRRYGVNLKVTF